A stretch of DNA from Deltaproteobacteria bacterium:
CCAGTTCGTCGAAGTGTTCCCGGCGGTGGCCGAGTGGCTTTACTGGCCGAAGGTGCGCAAGTACGCCAAACTTTGCACTACGGGCGCGGTGATCTTCGGCATAACGCTTTCGACCCTGCACCAGTCGGGGCTGGGCGCTCTGTTCCTGATGGCGTCCAACAAGATCCACCCGCTGTGGTACTCGGGGAACATCCCGATCCTGTTCTTCGTTTCGAGCGTATTCGCGGGGCTGTCCATGGTGATCGCAGAGAGCACTATCAGCCACCGGGTCTTCCGGGACCAGATCGACCCGCACCACCATGCATCCTTCGACGACATCCTGATCGGGCTGGCAAAGGGGGCGTTGGGCGCGCTCTTCGCCTACTTCTTCCTCAAGGTGATCGACTTTGTTCACGGACATCAGTGGACGCAGCTCAACACCCCGATGGGGTACTGGTGGATGGTCGAGATGATCGGCGGGATCATAATCCCGATCGTCCTCTTCACTTACGCGATACTCAAGAACAACAGGAAGCTCGTGCAGGTCACCGCGGTCATCACGGCGCTGGGCGTCATCCTGAACCGTCTGAACATCTCGGTGATCGCGTTCAAGTGGTATGCGGCGAACCGGTACTATCCCTCCTGGATGGAGATCTGGGTCACCGCCGCCGTCATCTGCATGGAGATATGGGCGTTCCGGTGGATAGTGGGCCGGATGCCGATCCTGCGAGAGCACCCGGACTTCCCGGAAGAAGAGCATGCACATCCTGAAGAAGCGGAGGTCGTGAAATGGAAAGCTTCAGCTATGTAGACATCTTCGCGACGAAAGGCATCGAGTACATCATAGTCATGGCGTTCCTCGGCGGCTTCATATACTTCTCCCGCTATCTTGCGCACAGGGGGAAGGAGGCAGCGGCGGAGGGAAGGAACCTGGGCGTGATCGACTACTTCCGCGTCCCCGACGGGTACCTGTTCCACCAGGGGCACGGCTGGCTCCGCACCGAGCCCGGTTCCGTCGCCATCGTCGGGATGGACGACTTCGCGCAGAAGCTGATCGGCAAGGTGGATTCCATCGAGCTGCCCGAAGTCGGTTTCCGCCTCTCGCAGGGAGAGCCCGGCTGGAGCCTGATCTCCGAGTCCCGCCGTGTCCCGATGCTGTCTCCGGTGGAAGGCGTCGTCGTGGCCGTGAACCACGATGTCCTTCGTTCTCCCGACCTCCTGAAGCAGGACCCGTACGGAAGAGGGTGGCTGTTCCGGGTGCGCGCCGGGAAGTTGTCCAGGGATTCGAGCAACCTCCTTTCCGGAAAGCTTGCAAGGTCATGGATGAAGAACGCGCTGGACAGGCTGCAGCCGGCATCGACAGAAAACATCGGTCCCGTCCTGGCGGACGGCGGTACCCCCATCGAGGGGATCGCCAAGGCGTTCGGCGGAGAACGGTGGGATGAACTTGCAAGGAAGCACCTGCTGACGAACGGCGAATAAAGTTGGGGTGGGCCTGGAACCGCGGGTTGCCGCCGGCGGGATCCAGGCCCATGCTCCTCCGTCATCCGACGGGATCGGGCTTCTATCCGGCAGGCGGAATGAGTTCCGGCACGCCGGATCGGCGAAAAGGTTTCAAACGCATGGACAGGCCGAATAACATCAGCGTCTCTCCCAGCATTTCCAGCCCTTCCTCGAAAAATATTTCCATCTGCTTCATCTTGGGCAACTGCGGCATATAGATTCCGATCGCCTCGGAAGCCATCCCTCCGAGCACGAAAACCGCGGCTCCGGCGACGAACAAGTTCCGGCCTTCCGGAATTTCCAGGAATACGACGATCTCTTTTCTGAATAACAGGACCAGCAAAAGAGCTGCGAGAAGGTACACCAGGATCCAGATCCCCCTCAAATCGATTAACCCGTGGCGCCTCAACAGGAGCCCCAGGGTTCTCCCGACCGATTCGTGGATCTCAGCGGTTTCGTCGAGGGAAAAAAACAGGAAGACGGCCGCCAACAGGCGATAGCCCCGGCGCAGTGCCTTGCTTTCGGCGCCCCGGGCACAGGCAAAGGAGATGAGAAACACGAGGAAAAGCTGCATCGTGGAGAACCAGGTGGGGATGTTGTATTCCTGGTCCAGATCGAAAAGGTGCTTCACTCTCCAGGACGGAGATTGAAATATCACGTTGGTGACGAGGTACATGGCCAACAGCAGCAGGTTGGTCGCAAGCAGGATTTTGAGAAGGTTTTTCCGGTCGGATGGATCCACGCATTCCACCTCTGGAAAGCGGCGTTTTTCGAATAGCGCGACCGTATTATATACCGCACACGGCGCAAAGCGTAACCGCCGTGCCGCGGGAAAATCATGATATCCTGGTTTTATGAACGGACCGTTGCTTATAAGCCTTCTTCCGCCGGAGCGTGCAAGCGACACCGTCGCGGCCGTTTCCGGTTCCGTTCCCGTTGTCGCTATCCTGCTGCTGGCAGGCCTGTTTTTGTCTCTCTTCCTCCGTCAGCCTGAGAGGTAACGTTCAAGCCGCTTTCCGAAATGCGACGGAACGGCGCAGATATTCCTTAAACTGCGTCAAGGTTATACCGTAATGCTTGTGTAGTCCCTCTATGTCCACGCCGGGTCCCCCGGTGTTGAACCAACGGTACATGAGGGACATGTCGCTGCCGACCGCTTCCTCCGCCTCGTCTTCCGGTATCTGCCTGTACCTTACCTCATGGCCGAGTGCTTCCGAAAGGCTCCAGGCGATATCGTCCATCGTCATTTCGTCGCCCGTCAGGTCGATCTCCTGCCCCGCAAATTCCGCGGCGCGCAGGATCGCCGCCGAAGCGAACTCGCCTATATCGCTCACGTCGATCATCTGAAGTTTCCGGTTGAGCAGAATCGGCGTGCTCAGCACCCCTTTCTGAATGAACGGCAGCAGCCATTGCGACTCGAAGTTCTGCATGAACCAGACGGGGCGCAGGATCGTGTAGACCTGGATGTTGTCCTTCAGGAACTTTTCGATCCGCATTTTGCTCTCGAAGTGTGGAATCCCCGTTTTCCGGTTCGCACCGCAGACCGAAGAGTACACGATGTGCGGACTTCCCAGCCGCCTGCACACGGAAATGACGGATTCCGCGTTCGCGACTTCCGCCTTCACCCCTTTTTCGATGTGCGTGGCCATGAGGAAAACCGCATCCGCTCCGCGGATCGCCTTCTGAAGGCTGTCCC
This window harbors:
- the nrfD gene encoding polysulfide reductase NrfD; this encodes MERNNTIPLHAAKSPTGADTLKGFLRFVLSELKPKGKIITPFNVISGIIIAVGLALIVIRFAFGLASVTNLSQEYPWGIWIGFDVVTGVAFAGGAYTLCFVVHILNFKKYEPILKATVLNGFLAYCFYAGALLLDLGRPWNVVNPIIGNAFGYSSVLFLVAWHFLLYTVCQFVEVFPAVAEWLYWPKVRKYAKLCTTGAVIFGITLSTLHQSGLGALFLMASNKIHPLWYSGNIPILFFVSSVFAGLSMVIAESTISHRVFRDQIDPHHHASFDDILIGLAKGALGALFAYFFLKVIDFVHGHQWTQLNTPMGYWWMVEMIGGIIIPIVLFTYAILKNNRKLVQVTAVITALGVILNRLNISVIAFKWYAANRYYPSWMEIWVTAAVICMEIWAFRWIVGRMPILREHPDFPEEEHAHPEEAEVVKWKASAM
- a CDS encoding glycine cleavage system protein H — encoded protein: MESFSYVDIFATKGIEYIIVMAFLGGFIYFSRYLAHRGKEAAAEGRNLGVIDYFRVPDGYLFHQGHGWLRTEPGSVAIVGMDDFAQKLIGKVDSIELPEVGFRLSQGEPGWSLISESRRVPMLSPVEGVVVAVNHDVLRSPDLLKQDPYGRGWLFRVRAGKLSRDSSNLLSGKLARSWMKNALDRLQPASTENIGPVLADGGTPIEGIAKAFGGERWDELARKHLLTNGE
- a CDS encoding NmrA/HSCARG family protein gives rise to the protein MAKRMTILVTGATGLQGGTVARTLLSKEVNVRVLTRFPQKAQDISALGAEVIRGDFEERDSLQKAIRGADAVFLMATHIEKGVKAEVANAESVISVCRRLGSPHIVYSSVCGANRKTGIPHFESKMRIEKFLKDNIQVYTILRPVWFMQNFESQWLLPFIQKGVLSTPILLNRKLQMIDVSDIGEFASAAILRAAEFAGQEIDLTGDEMTMDDIAWSLSEALGHEVRYRQIPEDEAEEAVGSDMSLMYRWFNTGGPGVDIEGLHKHYGITLTQFKEYLRRSVAFRKAA